One region of Pelodiscus sinensis isolate JC-2024 unplaced genomic scaffold, ASM4963464v1 ctg141, whole genome shotgun sequence genomic DNA includes:
- the SFRP5 gene encoding secreted frizzled-related protein 5: protein MPRPLATVLLALALAGLPAGGQDHEHASWPAPSERGYARPPQCVDIPGDLPLCQGLAYARMRLPNLLGHESLAEVKQQASGWVPLLTKRCHGDTQLFLCSLFAPVCLDQPIYPCRSLCQGVRAACAPLMEAFGFPWPDMLLCARFPLDQRLCIAPQAGSSQPSPPPASRVCPQCETEQKAEGMMEQMCASDFVLKTRLRELQAEGGERRLAAAPKKKLLKRGPLQRPDTRRLVLHMRNAAACPCPQLADLRRPFLVLGRKAGGRLLLGALYRWERGNREMRFALKFMFSYPCPPRWPQLPGPEQR, encoded by the exons ATGCCGCGCCCGTTGGCCACcgtgctcctggccctggccctggcagggctgccgGCCGGGGGGCAGGACCACGAGCATGCCAGCTGGCCGGCCCCGAGCGAGCGCGGCTACGCCAGGCCGCCGCAGTGCGTGGACATCCCGGGCGACCTGCCGCTCTGCCAGGGCCTGGCCTACGCCCGCATGCGCCTGCCCAACCTGCTGGGGCACGAGTCCCTGGCCGAGGTGAAGCAGCAGGCCAGCGGCTGGGTGCCCCTGCTCACCAAGCGTTGCCACGGAGACACGCAGCTCTTCCTCTGCTCGCTCTTCGCGCCCGTCTGCCTGGACCAGCCCATCTACCCCTGCCGCTCGCTCTGCCAGGGGGTGCGCGCCGCCTGCGCCCCCCTCATGGAGGCCTTCGGCTTCCCCTGGCCCGACATGCTGCTCTGCGCCCGCTTCCCCCTCGACCAGCGCCTCTGCATCGCCCCGCAGgccgggagcagccagcccagcccgcCGCCAG CGTCCAGGGTCTGCCCGCAGTGCGAGACGGAGCAGAAAGCGGAGGGAATGATGGAGCAGATGTGTGCTAGCGATTTCG TGCTGAAGACGCGGCTCCGGGAGCTGCAGGCGGAGGGCGGCGAGCGCCGCCTGGCGGCCGCCCCGAAGAAGAAGCTGCTGAAGCGGGGTCCCCTGCAGCGCCCCGACACCCGCCGCCTGGTGCTGCACATGCGCAACGCGgccgcctgcccctgcccgcaGCTCGCCGACCTGCGCCGCCCCTTCCTGGTGCTGGGCCGCAAGGCGGGCGGGCGGCTGCTGCTGGGCGCCCTGTACCGCTGGGAGCGGGGCAACCGCGAGATGCGCTTCGCCCTCAAGTTCATGTTCTCCTACCCCTGCCCCCCGCGCTGGCCCCAGCTCCCCGGGCCCGAGCAGCGCTAG